The following are encoded together in the Pedobacter steynii genome:
- a CDS encoding VOC family protein, with the protein MITSINSYLTFAGNCREAMTFYQSCLGGELSFQTIGASPLSEKMPEKMKGYILQATLTRGSIRIMGSDMVGKEGLVKGNAVALMLNCSTEEEARNCYQRLVEGGTATHPLENSFWGALFGDLKDKYGNHWLLHFDKTQ; encoded by the coding sequence ATGATCACATCTATCAACTCCTATTTAACTTTTGCTGGCAATTGCCGGGAGGCGATGACTTTTTACCAGTCCTGTCTGGGTGGAGAGCTTAGCTTTCAAACGATCGGTGCATCTCCGCTATCGGAAAAGATGCCGGAGAAGATGAAAGGATATATTTTGCAGGCAACGCTGACCAGGGGATCAATCCGGATTATGGGTTCGGATATGGTGGGCAAGGAAGGTTTGGTGAAAGGTAATGCTGTTGCGCTGATGCTCAACTGTAGCACGGAAGAGGAAGCCCGTAACTGTTACCAGCGCCTGGTTGAGGGAGGAACGGCAACACATCCATTGGAAAATAGCTTCTGGGGTGCTTTGTTTGGTGATTTAAAGGATAAATATGGGAACCACTGGCTATTGCATTTCGATAAAACCCAGTAA